In Hyla sarda isolate aHylSar1 chromosome 12, aHylSar1.hap1, whole genome shotgun sequence, a genomic segment contains:
- the LOC130296807 gene encoding leucine-rich repeat-containing protein 3B-like, with protein MPFLDWYLRRSLATWLLLHSLVLMSLCFQPATTFPKGCHSSQEDGYKTLRCSNALLTEVPKDIPNDTNRLYLDFNQITYLPSDAFRNLPVLMELDLSHNSLGHLDVTALRGLSDHLLSLDLSSNKLVSVNKEVFANLKARTNLSGNPWMCDCDLQELIRMVELDPSSSNGIVCARSVLEEHSGKPFLQVVKDVDLCNAYKRTTDVAMLVTMFGWFAMVISYLVYYVRQNQEDARRHLEYLKSLPSKQKQNEEPSTLSTVV; from the coding sequence ATGCCTTTCTTGGACTGGTACCTGCGACGTTCACTGGCAACATGGCTGCTTCTACACAGTTTGGTCCTCATGTCTCTCTGCTTTCAGCCAGCCACAACATTTCCCAAAGGTTGCCATTCCTCCCAGGAGGACGGGTACAAGACTCTGAGGTGCAGCAATGCCCTGCTCACAGAAGTACCCAAAGACATTCCCAACGACACTAATCGCCTGTATTTAGACTTCAACCAGATAACCTACCTCCCTTCAGATGCTTTCCGCAACCTCCCAGTTCTTATGGAGCTAGATCTTTCACACAATTCCTTGGGCCACTTGGATGTTACTGCTCTCAGGGGTTTGAGCGATCACTTACTCTCACTAGACCTGTCTTCCAACAAGCTAGTGTCAGTCAACAAGGAGGTCTTTGCTAACTTAAAGGCCAGAACAAACCTTTCTGGCAACCCTTGGATGTGTGACTGTGACCTTCAGGAATTGATCCGCATGGTTGAATTGGACCCAAGTTCTTCCAATGGGATTGTCTGTGCTAGGTCTGTGCTAGAGGAGCACTCTGGAAAACCCTTCCTGCAAGTGGTTAAAGATGTGGACCTGTGCAATGCCTACAAGAGGACCACAGATGTGGCCATGCTGGTCACAATGTTTGGATGGTTTGCCATGGTCATCTCATACTTGGTATATTATGTACGCCAGAACCAGGAGGATGCCCGACGCCACCTAGAATATCTAAAATCTCTGCCAAGCAAGCAGAAACAGAATGAGGAACCCTCCACACTGAGCACTGTGGTTTGA